The sequence TCAAGATCGCGGTTCAGGGTCGGCCGTTCCTGCGGGCAGGGACCACGATTGGTTTTGAGGGCTTTACGTGGAAATATAATCAGAACTACGCACAAGATCCTACTACCCTGCCACGCACTACTGGTTATGATGGCACCTTCAGTTTCTATTTCAATTTCAATCTTCCGGGGATAACGGAGATCAATCTGTATGATGGGGACGCTGATCAAGCCAATGATGCAGACGACCTCAACTCACCCTCCGAAGCGTGTCGAGGGGATCTCTATACCTGGCCAGATTACCCCAGCCCGCTCTATTCAGCTTGGCTCAATGCTGCCGAGAATCCAGGCTGCAACTTTCCACCTTTCCCAACGTCGCCTTGCACCCTGGCTGAGGGTGCCAATCCAGGCGTGCCACCGGATGACACTTTTCTCCCGCCCGGCAACAATGTCATCGTAACGCCCCCTGTGTACTATACTATCTCCGCCCCAGGATCAGCCTGGACTCTGACAAATGCGAATCCTTCAGGGAACCAGGAGTGGGAATTGTACCGTATCACAACGGGCAACGGTTCTGATGCTGACGCTGTGGTGCCTTCGCTGCCGATCGGGGTATATACATGGCGCTGGATAGGACTCGATGCTCTGAACATTCTCTTCATCGTGACGGATTACGACATAGCTACGCAGCCAGGGACTGGGTCATCGGGCTATTGGAAGACCCATCCGCAGGCCTGGCCGGTTGACTCCATCACGATTGGGGGGGTGACCTACACCAAAGACCAGGCTATTGTTATCATGAAAACCACCAAAGCCAATGACAAGACCTACGACATGTTCAACGCCCTGGTTTGCGCCAAATTGAACATCATTCTTGGCAACGAGTCCAGTTGCATTGCCAATACCGTTGCTGCGGCTGATAACTGGATGGTGCAATATCCACTGGGCAGCGGCGTCAAGGCTAACTCCGCTGCGTGGAAGAGCGGTACACCACTGTTTCTGAAGCTGGAAGAGTACAACAATGGCCTGCTCTGCGCACCGCATATAGGCTGAACACCAGCGGAGGCCATTCACTTGCGTCTGCTCTCGGAGTGACCAGAGCATTCATCCTACTCAACAGAGCCTGCAGAGCGGCATGATGCTTTGCAGGCTTTTTGCTATACAAAATGCATTCGAGTGGGTGTGGGATGAGATGTGTTAGGTTGCAAGTTCTGGTCGACCGGCCGTCAACGAAGTGGGAAACGAATCCCGCCAACATTCGTTTTGGAATTCGTTGATGGCCACCCTACATGGCCTGTCCATACTTGCCCCAAATGAACTTTCTAGCGTGTTTGGAGAAGACCGATTCATCGAGTATAGTGAAACTGAATTGGAGTGCGAATGGCAACGCTTGAGTCCAGAGTGGCAGTGAAACAAGATGTGCTGTTTCGAGACCTTGGCGGCGAAGCAGTTGTCCTGAATCTGCAAAGCGGGAAGTACTATGGTCTGGACGAGGTGGGCACGCGCATATGGTCGCTGCTCCTCGAGTATGGTCAGGTGAAGCAGGCATACGCCGCTCTGCTCGGTGAATACGACGTGAGCGAGGAACGCCTCCAGGAGGATCTGCTTCATTTTGTTGACGAACTGGTTTCCCATGGGCTTGTACAAATTGATGAAGCGTAGGTTGGACACGGCACGCACTTTCTCGCGCCACGACTGGTGGACACTAGGGCAGGCCTGGTTGCTGCTGGGGATGGTTGACCTGGCTCTGCGCGTGTTGCCATTTCGTTTGGTGCATAAGTGTATGTCGCTGGCGCGGAGGCAGACAAGGAAACGAGATGCTGCTGCAGAGCTGGCAGCGACGCAGCACATGCAGCGATTGGTCAGCCTCGCCAGCCAATGCCACCTGTACCCCATGCGTTGTCTGTCGCAGGCGCTGGTTTTGCAACGCCTGCTGGGCAGACAGGGCATCCCCACAGAACTACGCATTGGAGTACGCAAGGAGGCAGGGCAGCTCTGTGCCCACGCTTGGCTGGAATATCATGGCCAACCGCTTGGCGAGCCGCAGGGCATTGCGGCACGATTTGAACCACTCGCAGCACCGGGGGTCGAACCATGAGCGGCATGGCAGGTATCTTGCGCCTGGACGGGGCGCCAGTTGATCCAGACCTGCTGCACAAGATGGCGGCGGCGCTGCAGTACCGGGGCCAAGATGGGAGCAAAGTGTGGCACGACGGACCGATCGGCCTCGTCCATCGCCATTTCTGGACCACCCCGGAGGAGATGGGGGAAGAGCAGCCCATCAGTTCGACGGACAGCCATCTATGGATTACGGCGGATGCGCGGGTGGACAACCGCGACGAATTGATCTCGCTGCTGCGAACTGGGGGTTACCTTAACAAGGAAATACCCACCGATGCTGAGATTATCCTGGCTGCCTACAAATGCTGGGGTGAAGACTGCGCCCAGCATCTCATTGGCGATTTCGCCTTCGCCATTTGGGATGCGCCGGCCAGGCGACTGTTTCTGGCACGGGATGTCATTGGCATTCGCCAATTGTACTATGCAACGATGGATGGAGTTTTGTACTTTGGCAACACCATCGGCACGGTGCTGGCTGCGCTGCCCCGTCAGCCGGCCTTGAACGAACCCTTGATCCACGAATTCTTACGCGGTTCCTATCGCCGCTGGATTTGCCAGACCATCTATGCCGATATACTGCGGCTGCCCCCAGCGCATCATTTGCTAGTGGGCAGGGAGGTTTCTAGCCCTCGGCTGTACTATGTATTGGGATCGCAGCCAATGCCCCATTATGCCTCCGATGAGGACTGGCTGCAGGCATTCCGGACTTTATTCCAGGAGGCGGTTCGTTGTCGTTTGCGCAGCGCGACACCGGTCGGGATCGCTGTAAGTGGTGGCCTGGATTCTTCCTCGGTGGCATGCATGGCCCATGAGCTGGCACAGCAGCAGCCCGATTTGCCGGAGATTCGTCTGTATTCCTTGGTGTATCAAGACACGCCCGGGGCTGATGAAAGCGAATTCCTCGATGCCGTTGCCGCTCACTGCGAGCGTTTTGTCACTACGAGGATTGTCGGTGATGAGTTCTGGGCGCTGCGTGAGTTCGGTAGCGATGGGGGATTCCCACTGGATGAGCCAGAGATATACCCTCTGCGTAGCCAAACTCTTGCGCCCCTGCGGGCTGCTGTAGCGGATGGCTGCCGCGTGGTGCTGTTTGGTGATGGGGGAGACCAGGTTCTGGCGCAGAACCTATACGCTGAGCCACAAGGATTGCAGGGAGTTGCCTTGCGTGATTGGTTGGAGGAAGCAAAGTATTTCCAGATGGCAACTCGTCGCTCCTGGTTCTCGCTGTTGCTTCGTGCCTATGTCAAGCCGATGCTTTCGCAAAGGCTTCGGTCTGTGATGGAAGATTTGTACATCAATTTTGTCAGAGCACGGCCGTGGCTCAAGAGTCCACACTTTCATTATGGTCGGGATGGGGGCTCGCTCGAGAGCGCATTCTTTCGCCCGCCAGGCTTGGGGGCATCTGCACAGGTGATTCACGAGAATTTACGCTATCCCCGGGAAAGCGCACGACAGAATGCCATGGATCTGACGGTGGCTTACGCTGGGGCGGAGCAACGCTACCCGTTTTTCGACCAACGGTTGGTCGATTTACTGCTACGTGTTCCGCAACACCTCATAGCTTGGCGTGGCATAGACCGAGTCATTGTGCGCGAGAGTCTTGCCACGACCATGCCTGAAGTGGTGCGGCAGCGTCGGCATAAAAGCCATTTTGAGGGATTGGTTCAGCGGGGCTTGTCTAGAGAGCGGCAACGCATTGAGGAATTGATCTGCGATCCATGGGCCGAGGTTTTGGGATTTATCCATGCAGCGCCCCTCCGTGCTATTATCGAGAGCAGGTGGCAAGAGAGAATGGAGCTGCAAGGAGACATTTTGAGGTTGTTGTATCTAGAGTCCTGGCTTCGGGACAAGATGCAACCAAATGGGCATCAACCAATAGGAGGCTAATATGGAAAATAAGATGAAACAGGGTAGGAAGCCTTTGGAAGGGAACATAATAGTCAAGCGAGCGTATGCTTCTCCAAAGTTGCATGAATACGGGCGGCTGGCTGACTTGACACAGGGCACCTACAAATTTGGATACAAGGATGCTAACGGTGGATCATATTATCCAGGTTTCTTCGAACCTAAAGAGTAAGCACCTGTAAAGGCATTACTGTGTCTGAAGCAGGGCTTTTCCGTGCCGAAGGCTTCTCAGATTTAGTTGCTTTAAGCGATGAGGAGGTGCATCGAGTTACCTACCAACAAGCTGAGGCGGCCACGAAGCAACTGGCCGCCCAGATTGTGCAGGCTTTTGGTGCAGCGGAGGTGGCGCTCTTTTGCTATGCTGCCATTCCCCGCGGCGGCCTGATCGTGCTGGGCATGTTGTCGTACGTGCTCGACCTGAAGCCAGAAAACCTGCTATCCCTGCCCGTGGATGTCCCCTTGGTGGTGGTTGACGACTCGGCTTATTCCGGTGCACGCTTTGCACAGTTTTTACACTCGGTTAGCAACGAGAGGGTCATTTTTGCCCACCTCTATTCCCACCCCGACCTGCGCGCGGCGATCCTGCGCGAAGAGCCACGCGTGGTGGCTTGCTTGGCTGCACAGGACTTGCGCGATTTGGCTCCAGAGCGATACAGTCCAGAGAGCGAGTACCTGGCGTGGAAAGAGCGCTGGCGCCAACGAGCGAAGCGACCTGTCTACTGGATGGGCTTGCCGGAAATGGTCATCTTCCCCTGGAGCGAGCCAGACCGCCCGGTCTGGAATCCAGTGAGCGAGCAAGTGGAGGAGGGCTGGTGGTTGACGGCGCCCGATCGCTGCCTGAAGAACTGGGCGCGGCTGGGAGTACCGCCGAGGGCTCAAGCCCAGCCAACCCTGCGCAGCCCAGACGAGGTCGCTTTTCATTTTGATGACGAGAAGGTTGTCCTCTGCAACTTGCGCACGGAGCAAGTCTACGGTCTGGAGGGCGTTGCCGCAGATATGTGGCGCGCCCTGGTCGGGTATGGCGATTTGGAGGTGGCCGCTCAACACCTGGCGTCTCTTTACGAGGTGGATGAGCAGCGTCTGTGGAGCGATCTGCAGACCTTTGCCAGCGAATTGCTGGCCAAAGAGTTGCTAGAGCGGATAGATGAGCCAGGCGATACCGAACAAGCCTCCTAACTGCGCGTTGTCAGCAACCTGGACAATCTATCGCCTCTTCGGCGTGACACTGGCCACGGATTTCCCCTTCGCCAACCGCCTTGCGCCGGCCACCGGCCCGGTGGATTTGACCTTTACCTGCCAGTTGACTGCACCACTTCCTCGTAGTTTGGAGCAGGCATTAGCCTCTCACAGCAGTTCGTACCGCACCGACAACGGTGAAAGCGTCATCTTCCTCTATCGCCTGGCTGAGTGCGATGTGGTCCGCTTCA is a genomic window of Chloroflexota bacterium containing:
- a CDS encoding PqqD family protein, with the protein product MATLESRVAVKQDVLFRDLGGEAVVLNLQSGKYYGLDEVGTRIWSLLLEYGQVKQAYAALLGEYDVSEERLQEDLLHFVDELVSHGLVQIDEA
- a CDS encoding lasso peptide biosynthesis B2 protein produces the protein MLTNWFPMGLYKLMKRRLDTARTFSRHDWWTLGQAWLLLGMVDLALRVLPFRLVHKCMSLARRQTRKRDAAAELAATQHMQRLVSLASQCHLYPMRCLSQALVLQRLLGRQGIPTELRIGVRKEAGQLCAHAWLEYHGQPLGEPQGIAARFEPLAAPGVEP
- a CDS encoding PqqD family peptide modification chaperone, yielding MSEAGLFRAEGFSDLVALSDEEVHRVTYQQAEAATKQLAAQIVQAFGAAEVALFCYAAIPRGGLIVLGMLSYVLDLKPENLLSLPVDVPLVVVDDSAYSGARFAQFLHSVSNERVIFAHLYSHPDLRAAILREEPRVVACLAAQDLRDLAPERYSPESEYLAWKERWRQRAKRPVYWMGLPEMVIFPWSEPDRPVWNPVSEQVEEGWWLTAPDRCLKNWARLGVPPRAQAQPTLRSPDEVAFHFDDEKVVLCNLRTEQVYGLEGVAADMWRALVGYGDLEVAAQHLASLYEVDEQRLWSDLQTFASELLAKELLERIDEPGDTEQAS